Within the Leptotrichia sp. oral taxon 498 genome, the region TAAATATTTATACAATAAAGAGAATTTAAAATGAAAAAATTATTTTTAATGTTTATGTTATTAACACCGTTTGCAATGGCATATGGAGAAAGAAATGAAATTATTGTAAGTCCTATTTATGGTAAGCAAAAAAACAATAATGACAAAAATGCTCCTGTCAAAGGTGTTACAGGAAGCGGAATTAAAATCTCGCTTGAAGGAAAAGGTGGAGTTGATGATGATGTTGGAATGGGGTTGATGTACAATTCTCTAAAAGTTAAAGGGAAAGATATAAACAGCAATTCAGGAAGTTTAATTTCAATTCCAATTTATCTTATGATAGGAACAGGAACAGATAATGGAATCTATACTAAATTCTCATTTGGTTTTTCAGTTGCAAATGGAAATGTAAAATGGACTGATAAAAATGGTGGTAGTGGGAAAATAAAAGCTATGCCATTAAATGGATATGGAGCCATTGGTATCGGAGTTCAAAAAAACAGATTTTCATTTGGAATAAATGGTATTGTAACACCAAGACTTAAAAGGCAATATTCTAGTTCTACTAAAAGATATAATGATAAATTTTCAGATAGTGTAGTTTCATTAGAATTTGGATATCAACCTAATTATAAAGATTAAAAATTTTAATTTGAAAGGAACAAATAAAAATGAACGACTTTGAAGAAAAATTAAATAAATATGCAGAAGTAATTGTAAAAATTGGAGCAAATGTGCAAAAAGGTCAGAAAGTTTGGGTAAACTGTACGACTGATGCGTTGCCATTGGTTTATAAAGTTACGGAATTGGCTTATAAAGAGGGAGCGAGTGATGTTCATGTTAAATTGACAGATGATAAATTGTCGAGACTTCATGCTGAATATCAGTCGAAAGAAGATTATTCTCATATTCCTCAATGGGCAATTGACGAGAGAAATGATTATCTTGATAATAATGTAGTGTTTATCCACATTTTAAGCAGTTCTCCAAATTTATTTGCAGGAATTGATCCAGAAAAATTAGGAGCATTGGCAAAAAATGCGGGGGAAGCCTACAAACATTACAGAACATGTATTATGACAGATGTAAATTCATGGACGATTGCAAGTTATCCTTCAGCAGATTGGGCAAAACTTGTGTTCCCAAACGAAACAAATACTGATGTTGCACAGGAAAAATTGCTTGATGCAATATTGAAAACCGTAAGAGTTGATAAAGATGATCCAGTTAAGGCTTGGGAAGAACATAGAAATAATTTGAATGAAAAAGCTGAATTTTTGAATAGCAAAAATTTTGTGGCACTTCACTATACTTCAAAAGGGACTGATTTG harbors:
- a CDS encoding aminopeptidase: MNDFEEKLNKYAEVIVKIGANVQKGQKVWVNCTTDALPLVYKVTELAYKEGASDVHVKLTDDKLSRLHAEYQSKEDYSHIPQWAIDERNDYLDNNVVFIHILSSSPNLFAGIDPEKLGALAKNAGEAYKHYRTCIMTDVNSWTIASYPSADWAKLVFPNETNTDVAQEKLLDAILKTVRVDKDDPVKAWEEHRNNLNEKAEFLNSKNFVALHYTSKGTDLTVGLPKNHIWVAAGSKNTKGTEFLPNMPTEEVFTAGDKYRVDGYVSNKKPLSYRGNIIDNFKLTFKDGKVVDFEAEEGYEILKQLLETDEGSKRIGEVALVPNDSPISNSGLLYYQTLFDENAANHLALGAAYPTNVKNGINMSEEELEEAHINQSISHVDFMIGDAEMDIDGILEDGTKEPVFRNGNWAF